A stretch of Paenibacillus sp. URB8-2 DNA encodes these proteins:
- a CDS encoding ABC transporter ATP-binding protein has protein sequence MERLNVNQLSIGYAESIIVKDLNLSIPTGKITALVGANGSGKSTILKTMARLMKPASGSVLLDGKSIHTQSTKEVARQLAILPQNPTAPDGLTVSELVSYGRYPHQKGFGSLTVEDRKIISSAIEVTGMGDFSDRPIERLSGGQRQRAWIAMALAQQTDILFLDEPTTFLDMAHQLEVLQLLQMLNEREGRTIIMVVHDLNHASRFGQHMVAIKSGTVVSEGAPVDVMTPDVLREVFGIEADIVDDPRTGLPLCLPYSLAKSKAV, from the coding sequence ATGGAACGTTTGAATGTGAATCAATTAAGTATCGGCTATGCGGAGTCGATTATTGTAAAGGATCTAAACTTGTCGATTCCGACCGGGAAGATTACGGCTCTCGTGGGAGCCAACGGTTCGGGGAAATCGACGATCCTCAAAACGATGGCCCGGCTGATGAAGCCGGCCAGCGGCAGTGTGCTGCTCGACGGCAAGTCGATTCATACCCAATCGACGAAGGAAGTTGCGCGCCAGCTCGCGATTCTGCCGCAAAATCCGACCGCTCCGGACGGATTGACCGTTTCCGAACTGGTGAGCTACGGGCGTTATCCCCATCAGAAGGGCTTCGGCTCTCTCACTGTGGAAGACCGGAAGATCATTTCCTCGGCTATTGAAGTTACCGGGATGGGCGATTTCAGCGACCGGCCGATCGAACGCCTGTCCGGAGGACAGCGGCAGCGCGCATGGATTGCCATGGCGCTGGCCCAGCAGACGGATATCTTGTTCCTGGACGAACCGACGACCTTTCTGGATATGGCGCATCAGCTTGAAGTGCTTCAGCTTCTGCAGATGCTGAACGAGCGGGAGGGCCGGACGATTATTATGGTCGTACACGATTTGAACCACGCTTCACGCTTCGGCCAACATATGGTTGCGATCAAATCGGGCACCGTAGTCAGCGAAGGCGCTCCGGTAGATGTTATGACTCCGGACGTGCTGCGCGAAGTGTTCGGGATCGAGGCGGATATTGTCGATGATCCGCGGACGGGATTGCCGCTGTGTCTGCCCTACAGCCTTGCTAAGAGCAAGGCTGTCTAA
- a CDS encoding APC family permease gives MVSRVKRLLIGRPRKSTELDQEKLTKVKALAVLSSDALSSVAYGTEQILIVLIAAGFTAIWYSLPIALAVLGLLAILILSYRQTIFSYPQGGGAYIVAKDNLGVSTGLLAGGSLLVDYILTVAVSASAGTDAITSAFPNLHDHTVAIAVTVIIILTIINLRGVTESASFIAVPVYLFVLSIVVLIVSGLVKYAAGGGHAAVPEIGSAVSNVSLFLLLKAFSSGCSALTGVEAVSNAIPNFKAPAEKNAAKTLMMMGLILGFMFTGITLLAYWYGITPNANETVVSQIAESTFGRGVLYYCIQAITAVILFLAANTAYSAFPLLSFMLAKDKYMPHAFMVRGDRLGFSNGIIFLGVASCLLVAAFHGETGNLIPLYAVGVFIPFTLSQLGMMIRWYKLKPAGWRTKFAVNTVGMLTTLTITLIFIITKFSNVWVAFIFLPIVMLIFFRIHRHYMNTADQLRIQLDKDKPCIKGSTIVIPVSAVTRAVLHSISYAKSLTDNVVAVYVGFDEEEIRKMELKWEEWNPGVRLIVLRSRYRSIMRPLVKFIDTVEWKNASTDHITILIPQFITKHWWQAVLHNQTSVFIRTYLMNHKDIVVATVPYHLNK, from the coding sequence ATGGTAAGCAGAGTAAAACGACTATTGATCGGTCGTCCCAGAAAATCAACCGAACTCGACCAGGAAAAGTTAACCAAAGTGAAGGCACTTGCCGTTCTGTCATCGGACGCACTTTCGTCCGTCGCATACGGAACGGAACAGATTTTGATCGTGCTGATAGCAGCAGGTTTTACGGCTATCTGGTATTCTTTGCCGATTGCCCTCGCGGTACTGGGATTACTGGCAATTCTGATTTTATCCTACCGGCAGACGATTTTCTCTTATCCTCAAGGCGGGGGAGCCTATATCGTAGCCAAGGATAATCTCGGGGTTTCCACGGGACTGCTCGCAGGCGGTTCCCTGCTTGTGGATTACATCCTGACGGTTGCAGTTAGCGCCTCGGCTGGTACGGATGCGATCACTTCGGCGTTTCCGAATTTGCACGACCATACTGTGGCGATTGCGGTCACGGTAATCATCATTTTGACTATTATCAATCTTCGCGGCGTGACCGAGTCGGCTTCTTTCATTGCCGTCCCGGTATACTTGTTCGTCTTGTCTATCGTGGTTCTGATCGTCTCCGGTTTGGTCAAATATGCGGCTGGCGGCGGTCATGCCGCTGTTCCCGAAATCGGCAGTGCGGTATCCAATGTCAGTCTGTTCCTGCTGCTTAAGGCCTTCAGCTCCGGCTGTTCGGCGCTGACCGGTGTCGAAGCGGTATCGAATGCCATTCCGAACTTTAAGGCCCCAGCGGAAAAAAATGCCGCCAAAACCCTCATGATGATGGGTTTGATTCTGGGATTCATGTTTACCGGTATAACACTGCTGGCTTACTGGTACGGCATTACCCCGAACGCCAATGAAACGGTGGTTTCGCAAATTGCCGAATCGACCTTCGGACGGGGCGTCCTGTACTACTGCATTCAGGCGATAACGGCGGTCATCTTGTTCCTGGCGGCCAATACGGCCTACTCGGCCTTTCCGCTGCTGTCGTTCATGCTGGCTAAAGACAAGTATATGCCGCATGCTTTTATGGTCCGTGGCGACCGTCTCGGCTTCTCCAACGGCATTATTTTCCTGGGAGTGGCTTCTTGTCTGCTCGTTGCTGCATTTCACGGCGAAACCGGAAATCTGATTCCGCTCTATGCCGTCGGCGTATTTATTCCGTTCACTCTTTCCCAGCTTGGCATGATGATTCGCTGGTATAAGCTGAAGCCGGCTGGCTGGCGGACCAAATTTGCCGTGAATACGGTCGGAATGCTGACAACCCTTACCATTACGCTTATCTTCATTATTACCAAATTCTCGAACGTATGGGTGGCTTTCATCTTCCTGCCGATTGTTATGCTTATTTTCTTCCGCATTCATCGTCACTATATGAATACGGCAGACCAGCTCCGGATTCAGTTGGATAAAGATAAGCCATGTATTAAAGGAAGCACGATTGTTATCCCGGTATCCGCCGTAACGCGTGCGGTGCTTCATTCGATCAGCTATGCCAAATCGTTAACTGATAATGTGGTTGCCGTCTATGTCGGCTTCGACGAAGAAGAAATCCGCAAAATGGAGCTGAAGTGGGAGGAATGGAATCCCGGAGTGCGCTTGATCGTCCTTCGTTCCCGGTACCGCAGCATCATGCGTCCGCTGGTTAAATTTATCGATACGGTGGAGTGGAAGAATGCTTCGACGGATCATATTACGATTCTGATTCCGCAGTTTATTACCAAGCATTGGTGGCAGGCCGTCCTGCATAATCAGACGAGCGTATTTATCCGGACTTATCTCATGAATCACAAGGATATCGTCGTTGCGACGGTTCCGTATCATTTGAATAAATAA
- a CDS encoding disulfide oxidoreductase: protein MKSFSGFLSRYGLYLAWFVSLVATAGSLYLSEVLKYEPCKLCWFQRIFMYPQVLLLGIATYRNDKRIVPYVLPLSVIGGSISLYHYAEQKIPALGKVLPCTIGVPCTKDYLNFFGFITIPLLALTAFILIALMLWNARAREEEETEEAEDGINS from the coding sequence ATGAAATCATTCTCCGGCTTCCTGAGTCGGTATGGTCTCTACCTGGCCTGGTTTGTATCCTTGGTTGCCACAGCCGGCAGCCTCTACCTAAGTGAGGTGTTGAAATACGAACCCTGCAAGCTCTGCTGGTTCCAGCGGATTTTCATGTACCCGCAGGTGCTTCTTCTTGGTATAGCGACCTATCGGAATGATAAGCGTATTGTTCCTTACGTGCTTCCGCTTAGCGTTATAGGGGGCAGCATATCGCTGTATCATTACGCGGAGCAGAAAATACCGGCTCTCGGCAAAGTACTTCCTTGCACCATCGGTGTGCCATGCACGAAAGATTATCTGAATTTTTTCGGTTTCATTACGATCCCGCTGCTGGCGCTGACGGCTTTTATCCTTATAGCCCTGATGCTGTGGAACGCCAGAGCGCGCGAGGAGGAGGAAACGGAAGAGGCGGAGGACGGAATCAACTCTTAA
- a CDS encoding DsbA family protein encodes MSKPKKSRTVSPALAQEKLRAEQERQKKKTHILLLGAILLVVVLFAAMFVLASKNTGSPGSSASPVSFKYDELPRLGAADAPVKLVEFGDYKCPACAQFSGVVKPQLVKDYIEKGKAALYFVNMSFIGPDSETASLAALSVYHQNSEAFWKYYDALYANQGDEKTEWATEDFLVELAQKEQLDVDYDLLRKDIQERTYEDELARDNATAKDSRVTSTPSLFINGIKANEPFNLEAIAKEIETAAKAVETE; translated from the coding sequence TTGAGCAAACCGAAAAAAAGCAGAACAGTCTCCCCAGCCCTGGCCCAAGAAAAGCTGCGGGCCGAACAGGAACGGCAGAAGAAGAAAACACATATCCTTTTACTAGGAGCGATCCTGCTCGTGGTCGTTCTTTTTGCTGCGATGTTTGTATTGGCTTCCAAAAATACGGGCAGCCCGGGAAGTTCCGCGAGTCCGGTGTCTTTTAAGTATGATGAGCTTCCAAGACTTGGAGCGGCGGATGCGCCCGTTAAGCTGGTTGAGTTCGGAGATTATAAATGCCCGGCCTGCGCCCAATTCTCCGGCGTTGTCAAGCCGCAGCTTGTGAAGGATTACATCGAAAAAGGCAAGGCTGCCCTGTATTTCGTCAATATGTCCTTCATCGGTCCCGATTCCGAGACCGCTTCCTTAGCGGCGTTGTCGGTTTACCATCAGAATAGCGAAGCGTTCTGGAAATATTACGATGCGTTGTATGCCAATCAGGGGGACGAGAAGACCGAGTGGGCGACCGAGGATTTCCTGGTTGAGCTTGCGCAAAAAGAACAGCTTGATGTCGATTACGATCTGCTGCGCAAGGACATTCAAGAGCGTACTTATGAGGATGAACTGGCAAGAGATAACGCGACAGCAAAGGACAGCCGTGTTACAAGTACACCGTCGCTGTTTATAAATGGTATAAAGGCCAATGAGCCTTTCAATCTCGAAGCGATCGCCAAGGAGATTGAGACGGCGGCAAAGGCGGTTGAGACGGAATGA
- a CDS encoding hemolysin family protein encodes MSDPLPGLLRVGLIILLVLLNGFFVSVEYAMVKARGGRIDSLAEEGSKRALSAQGIIRNMDAYLSACQLGITLASLALGWLGEPVIAALLSPLMSGFGLGGAAVHVCSVILAFLFITVLHIVLGELAPKSIAVNKAEMVLLMTAGLMGAFYKLMYPFIWGVNGLAQGLLRMFKLAPVSEMGTAHTEEEIRIIMQESNKSGLIDNTEMALVDNIFGFADTTAREIMIPRTEMICLSNHSSVQENLQIAFEGMRTRYPVCEGDKDHIIGFIHMKDLIRENTMNLHELIRPILTVPESIQISALLKTMQKAKTQIAILIDEYGGTSGLVTLEDIMEEIVGEIQDEFDQERAGVEKLGEEEYSLDGLLLIEEVNSRFDMHLETEDYDTIGGWVYSRLEVNPPNKGQFVEYENHLFIIEETDNKRISRIKLLKIQPLAEEAGA; translated from the coding sequence GCGACCCTTTACCCGGATTATTGAGAGTTGGTCTGATTATTCTTTTGGTGCTGTTAAACGGATTTTTCGTCTCTGTGGAGTACGCGATGGTCAAAGCGCGCGGAGGGCGGATCGATTCACTGGCCGAGGAAGGCAGCAAAAGAGCGCTGTCGGCGCAGGGAATCATCCGCAATATGGACGCGTACCTCTCGGCCTGCCAGCTTGGCATTACACTGGCTTCGCTGGCTCTGGGCTGGCTTGGAGAGCCTGTCATCGCGGCGCTGTTGTCACCGCTGATGTCCGGATTCGGGCTTGGCGGTGCGGCGGTGCATGTATGTTCCGTAATCCTTGCCTTTTTATTTATCACCGTTCTTCATATTGTGCTTGGTGAATTGGCTCCGAAGTCCATCGCGGTTAACAAGGCCGAAATGGTGCTGCTGATGACTGCGGGACTTATGGGTGCCTTTTACAAGCTGATGTACCCCTTTATATGGGGGGTTAACGGGCTGGCGCAGGGACTTTTGCGAATGTTCAAGCTGGCGCCTGTTTCCGAGATGGGGACCGCGCATACGGAAGAAGAGATCCGGATTATTATGCAGGAGAGCAATAAGAGCGGACTGATCGATAATACCGAAATGGCACTGGTGGACAATATTTTCGGATTTGCGGACACCACGGCCAGGGAAATCATGATTCCACGGACGGAAATGATCTGCCTTAGTAACCATTCATCCGTCCAGGAAAATTTGCAAATCGCTTTTGAAGGCATGCGGACGCGGTATCCGGTATGCGAGGGCGATAAGGATCATATTATCGGATTTATTCACATGAAGGATTTGATCCGGGAGAATACGATGAACCTTCACGAGCTGATCCGTCCCATTCTTACGGTACCCGAGTCGATTCAAATCAGCGCTCTGCTGAAAACGATGCAAAAAGCGAAGACGCAAATTGCAATTTTGATCGATGAGTACGGAGGAACTTCAGGACTGGTCACGCTTGAGGATATCATGGAAGAGATCGTCGGCGAAATCCAGGACGAATTCGACCAGGAGCGCGCGGGTGTCGAGAAGCTCGGCGAAGAGGAGTACTCTCTGGACGGCCTGCTGCTTATTGAAGAAGTGAACAGCCGGTTCGATATGCACCTGGAAACGGAGGATTACGACACGATTGGCGGCTGGGTGTATTCCAGACTTGAAGTGAATCCCCCTAACAAAGGGCAGTTTGTTGAGTACGAGAATCATCTGTTCATCATTGAGGAGACGGATAACAAACGAATCTCACGTATCAAGCTCCTGAAAATTCAGCCGCTGGCGGAAGAAGCGGGAGCCTGA